A part of Neodiprion pinetum isolate iyNeoPine1 chromosome 4, iyNeoPine1.2, whole genome shotgun sequence genomic DNA contains:
- the ACC gene encoding acetyl-CoA carboxylase isoform X1, producing the protein MFETRRAILSYSSDRITVGGSLIYIVSAGSVSLREVEQPLDPPRQESNGDLPEDSDEDPNPPQDRVSYPEEKVGVVQQPQEIMAESGEPVSFVVGDPDPDEELEIDDRFPGSEGNASAMQPILPGLAERRKRLRPSMSQGTVMIQAQSRQLEKDFTVATPEEFVRRFGGTQVINKVLIANNGIAAVKCMRSIRRWSYEMFKNERAIRFVVMVTPEDLKANAEYIKMADQYVPVPGGSNNNNYANVELIIDIAVRTQVQAVWAGWGHASENPKLPELLHKNNIIFIGPSERAMWALGDKIASSIVAQTADVPTLPWSGSELKAHYSGKKIKISSELFKKGCVSSVEECLAAASKIGFPIMVKASEGGGGKGIRKVDNAEELPSLFRQVQTEIPGSPIFIMKLAKCARHLEVQLLADNYGNAISLFGRDCSIQRRHQKIIEEAPAVIAKPEVFEEMEKAAVRLAKMVGYVSAGTVEYLYDTSGRYYFLELNPRLQVEHPCTEMVSDVNLPAAQLQVAMGLPLHHIKDIRLLYGESPWGDTPIDFDQPRHKPQPWGHVIAARITSENPDEGFKPSSGTVQELNFRSSKNVWGYFSVGASGGLHEFADSQFGHCFSWGEDRNQASENLVVALKELSIRGDFRTTVEYLITLLETESFQSNSFDTAWLDLLIAERVQSDKPDVLLAVTCGALHIADRTITAAFNGFQTALEKGQIQASNDLDNVCEVELINDGFKYKVQTAKSGPNSYFLVMNGSYKEVEIHRLSDGGLLLSMEGSSFTTYMREEVDRYRIVIGNQTCIFEKDNDPSLLRSPSAGKLISFLVEDGGHIDRGQAYAEIEVMKMVMTVTAGEAGSLFYVKRPGAILDAGTLIAHLELDDPSLVSKAQEYTGQFPAPIAPAIPEKLNQLHAKYRSALENTLAGYCLPDPYHLPRLRELIEKFMNSLRDPSLPLLELQEVISTISGRIPVSVEKKIRKYMTLYERNITSVLAQFPSQQIASVIDGHAATLSKRTDRDVFFLTTQGIVQLVQRYRNGIRGRMKTAVHELLRQYYTVESQFQQGHYDKCVSALREQHKDEMSMVTATIFSHNHVQKKNVLVTMLIDHLWANEPGLTDELASTLTELTSLNRTEHSRVALRARQVLIAAHQPAYELRHNQMESIFLSAVDMYGHDFHPENLQKLILSETSIFDILHDFFYHSNRAVCNAALEVYVRRAYISYELACLQHLELSGEIPLVHFQFLLPNNHPNRQNLTLVNHRTGAMAAFKDLEEFSQYSDEVLDLLEDLSSRNTVSAKVLEAVETAGSESRHSTSINVSLSTGETGIAEGGEIPAEPVHILSIAVQDNGNQDDAVMSRLFGDWCATNKEELITRGIRRVTFAALKKRQFPKFFTFRQRDGFIEDRIYRHLEPGCAFQLELNRMRTYDLEALPTSNQKMHLYLGQAKVAKGQQVTDYRFFIRSIIRHSDLITKEASFDYLHNEGERVLLEAMDELEVAFSHPLAKRTDCNHIFLNFAPTVIMDPGRIEESVTSMVLRYGPRLWKLRVRQAEIKMTIRPAPGRPTSNVRLCIANDSGYSIDLHLYTEATEPKTGIIRFESYGSTAVNANWRPGPMHGLPISTPYLTKDYLQAKRFQAQSSGTTYVYDLPDMFRQQIEKFWEKYIEERPTSENIKIPSPVLDCVELVLDGENLVEQKRLPGENDVGMVAWKLRLYTPEYPAGRDIILIANDLTFQIGSFGPKEDLVFCRASETARDLGIPRIYFSANSGARIGLAEEVKGLFRISWEDENEPEKGFKYIYVTPDDYARLAPHNSIKASLIEDNGEPRYKITDIIGKDDGLGVENLKYAGMIAGETSQAYNEVVTISVVSCRAIGIGSYLLRLGQRVIQIENSHIILTGYRALNTVLGREVYASNNQLGGIQIMHNNGVSHATEPRDLDGIATVLRWISYVPKSKGAQLPILSAPHPDPIDREIGYVPTKAPYDPRWMLEGRHSPIDAAAWESGFFDRGSWQEIMRPWAQTVVTGRARLGGIPCGVIAVETRTVELHLPADPANLDSEAKTVSQAGQVWFPDSAYKTAQAIRDFGKEELPLFIFANWRGFSGGMKDMYEQVVKFGAYIVDALKEYTRPVIVYIPPNGELRGGAWAVVDPSINPRHMEMFADTTSRGGVLEPEGIVEIKFRNKDIIKTMHRVDPVIRNFKEKISSSTSAEERANLESEIRKREQILDPMYHQVAVHFADLHDTPERMLEKGVISEIIPWKTARRMLYWRLRRKLLECDAINDVLSTQPSLGVGTVVSMLRRWFVEDRGATESYLWDQDEAVAKWLISQNETEGSVLSRNINCVRRNAVLTRVKEALECCPDVRLDAVIEIAHRLQAGERAELLRTLSQLETSGEEHHNDSSASS; encoded by the exons GTAGCGTCTCGTTACGCGAAGTAGAACAGCCACTTGATCCTCCTCGCCAAGAAAGTAACGGAGATCTGCCGGAGGACTCTGACGAGGACCCGAACCCTCCGCAGGACCGAGTTTCATATCCAGAGGAAAAAGTCGGGGTCGTTCAACAGCCGCAGGAAATAATGGCCGAGAGCGGAGAGCCAGTTAGCTTCGTTGTCGGGGATCCGGATCCGGACGAAGAGCTGGAGATCGATGATCGATTTCCGGGATCGGAAGGCAATGCGAGCGCCATGCAACCGATACTTCCAGGACTCGCCGAGCGACGGAAACGCCTCAG GCCCAGCATGTCCCAAGGCACGGTGATGATCCAAGCGCAAAGTCGACAATTAGAAAAGGATTTCACCGTTGCAACGCCCGAAGAATTTGTCCGTAGATTTGGCGGAACTCAAGTGATAAACAAA GTTCTCATAGCAAATAATGGAATCGCTGCGGTCAAATGCATGCGATCAATTCGCCGATGGTCGTACGAAATGTTCAAAAACGAGAGAGCGATTCGCTTCGTAGTTATGGTCACCCCGGAAGATTTGAAAGCAAATGCCGAGTACATTAAAATGGCTGATCAGTACGTACCAGTGCCTGGAGGATCCAACAATAACAACTATGCAAATGTTGAATTGATCATCGACATTGCGGTCCGTACTCAAGTACAAGCTGTCTGGGCTGGATGGGGTCATGCGTCGGAAAATCCAAAATTGCCTGAACTTTTGCACAAAAATAACATAATATTTATCG GACCTTCTGAAAGGGCGATGTGGGCTCTTGGAGATAAAATTGCTTCTAGTATTGTTGCTCAAACTGCAGATGTACCCACACTCCCATGGTCTGGCTCGGAATTGAAAGCTCACTACagtggaaagaaaataaaaatatcatctgaattatttaaaaaggGATGTGTCTCTAGCGTGGAAGAATGTCTTGCTGCTGCGAGTAAAATCGGGTTTCCTATAATGGTAAAGGCAAGCGAAGGCGGAGGTGGAAAAGGTATTCGTAAAGTCGATAATGCTGAAGAGTTACCTTCGTTATTTAG ACAAGTACAAACAGAGATCCCAGGATCGCCCATATTCATAATGAAGCTTGCCAAATGTGCTCGGCACTTGGAAGTGCAACTATTAGCTGATAACTATGGAAATGCTATCTCACTCTTCGGACGTGATTGTTCTATCCAAAGGAGACATCAGAAAATCATTGAGGAAGCACCTGCTGTCATTGCTAAACCAGAAGTCtttgaagaaatggaaaaa GCTGCTGTCAGGCTGGCAAAAATGGTAGGATACGTTAGTGCCGGCACAGTTGAATATCTTTACGATACATCAGGTCGTTACTATTTCTTGGAACTAAACCCTCGCTTACAAGTAGAACATCCCTGCACAGAAATGGTTTCTGATGTCAATTTACCTGCCGCTCAACTTCAAGTTGCAATGGGGTTGCCTTTGCATCATATAAAGGATATTCGGCTTTTGTACGGGGAAAGTCCATGGGGTGATACTCCCATTGATTTCGATCAACCAAGGCACAAACCACAACCTTGGGGTCATGTCATCGCTGCCAGAATCACAAGTGAAAATCCAGATGAAG GATTTAAGCCAAGTTCAGGAACGGTGCAAGAGCTCAATTTCAGATCGTCGAAAAACGTCTGGGGATATTTTTCAGTCGGTGCATCTGGAGGATTGCACGAATTTGCCGACTCGCAATTTGGTCATTGTTTTTCATGGGGTGAAGACCGTAATCAAGCTAGCGAAAATTTAGTTGTTGCTTTAAAAGAATTGAGTATCAGAGGTGATTTTAGAACCACAGTAGAGTACCTCATAACACTTCTCGAAACTGAATCCTTCCAGTCAAACAGCTTTGATACCGCGTGGCTTGACTTACTCATTGCTGAACGTGTTCAAAGTGATAAACCAGACGTTTTGCTGGCCGTGACTTGCGGGGCGTTACATATCGCTGATAGAACAATCACAGCTGCATTTAATGGTTTTCAAACAGCCTTAGAAAAGGGTCAAATCCAAGCCAGCAATGACTTGGACAACGTTTGTGAG GTTGAACTTATCAATGATGGATTCAAATACAAAGTACAGACAGCTAAATCAGGCCCAAACTCCTACTTCCTTGTAATGAATGGTTCCTATAAAGAAGTGGAGATTCATAGACTTTCGGACGGAGGTTTACTACTTTCAATGGAGGGATCAAGTTTCACGACCTACATGAGAGAGGAAGTTGATCGGTACAGAATAGTAATTGGCAACCAGACATGTATATTTGAAAAGGATAATGATCCGTCATTGTTGAGATCACCTTCAGCGGGTAAACTTATCAGTTTTCTGGTAGAGGATGGTGGCCATATTGATCGTGGTCAAGCATATGCTGAAATAGAAGTAATGAAGATGGTTATGACGGTGACGGCTGGAGAAGCTGGTAGTTTGTTTTACGTTAAACGACCTGGTGCAATCTTAGATGCAGGAACATTGATTGCCCATTTGGAATTAGATGATCCTTCACTAGTCAGCAAAGCGCAAGAATACACTGGGCAATTCCCAGCACCAATTGCGCCTGCTATTCCTGAAAAACTCAACCAACTTCACGCTAAATATAGAAGCGCTTTGGAAAATACCCTTGCTGGATACTGTTTGCCCGATCCTTACCATCTACCGAGGCTCCGGGAACTGATTGAAAAGTTCATGAATTCCCTGCGCGATCCTAGCTTACCCCTGCTAGAGCTCCAAGAAGTGATCTCCACTATCTCTGGAAGAATTCCCGTATCTGTAGAGAAGAAGATCAGAAAATACATGACCTTATACGAAAGAAACATCACTTCAGTTTTAGCCCAGTTTCCAAGCCAGCAAATTGCGTCTGTAATTGACGGACATGCCGCCACCCTTTCCAAACGAACGGACAGAGACGTTTTCTTCTTGACGACTCAAGGTATTGTTCAACTGGTGCAAAGATATCGCAATGGTATTCGTGGCAGGATGAAAACAGCGGTTCACGAACTTCTACGGCAGTACTACACAGTTGAAAGCCAATTCCAACAAGGACATTATGACAAGTGTGTGTCGGCTTTGAGGGAACAGCATAAAGATGAAATGAGTATGGTCACTGCTACTATTTTCAGTCACAATCatgtacaaaagaaaaatgtctTGGTTACTATGCTCATTGATCACTTATGGGCTAACGAACCTGGGCTTACAGACGAGCTGGCCAGTACACTGACTGAATTAACAAGTTTAAATCGCACCGAACACAGCAGAGTGGCTCTAAGAGCTAGGCAAGTCTTGATAGCAGCACATCAACCTGCATACGAACTGAGACATAATCAGATGGAATCCATATTCTTATCTGCAGTCGATATGTATGGACATGATTTTCATCCTGAGAATCTCCAGAAGCTGATACTTTCTGAAACTTCTATATTCGATATACTACACGATTTCTTTTATCACTCGAACCGTGCTGTCTGCAATGCTGCTTTGGAAGTTTACGTTCGCAGAGCTTACATCAGTTACGAATTAGCATGTCTGCAGCACCTAGAACTATCTGGAGAAATACCTTTAGTTcactttcaatttcttttgcCGAACAATCATCCAAATCGCCAGAATCTTACTCTTGTCAATCATAGAACAGGAGCTATGGCTGCCTTCAAAGATCTTGAAGAGTTTAGCCAGTACTCTGATGAGGTACTTGACCTGCTAGAAGACTTGTCGTCCCGAAATACAGTTTCTGCCAAAGTTCTCGAGGCTGTAGAAACTGCTGGAAGTGAATCTCGGCACAGTACGTCGATCAATGTTTCTCTGAGTACTGGTGAAACAGGTATTGCTGAGGGAGGTGAAATACCTGCGGAACCTGTTCACATATTAAGCATTGCTGTACAAGATAATGGTAATCAAGACGACGCAGTCATGTCCAGACTGTTCGGAGACTGGTGCGCGACTAACAAAGAGGAGTTAATTACTCGTGGAATCAGAAGAGTGACATTTGCTGCCCTAAAAAAGAGGcagtttccaaaatttttcactttccgaCAACGTGATGGATTTATTGAAGATCGTATTTACAGACATCTTGAACCAGGCTGTGCCTTCCAGTTGGAACTTAACAGAATGCGGACTTATGACCTTGAAGCTTTACCTACATCAAATCAAAAGATGCATCTCTATTTAGGACAAGCTAAG GTTGCCAAGGGCCAGCAAGTTACAGACTATCGCTTCTTCATCCGTTCCATTATACGTCACTCAGATCTCATCACAAAGGAGGCTAGCTTTGATTACTTGCATAACGAAGGTGAACGAGTACTATTGGAAGCAATGGACGAGCTTGAAGTAGCCTTTTCCCATCCCCTAGCAAAACGCACGGATTGCAACCATATATTCTTGAACTTTGCACCAACTGTTATAATGGATCCAGGCAGAATTGAAGAAAGTGTTACGAGCATGGTGCTCAGATATGGTCCTAGACTGTGGAAATTACGAGTTAGACAA GCTGAGATAAAAATGACAATTCGTCCAGCACCAGGAAGACCAACTTCAAACGTTCGTCTTTGTATTGCAAATGATAGTGGATATAGCATTGATCTACACCTTTATACTGAGGCTACGGAACCCAAGACTGGTATTATCCGTTTTGAGTCTTATGGATCTACGGCAGTTAATGCGAACTGGCGACCAGGACCAATGCATGGTTTGCCTATTTCTACACCTTACCTGACCAAAGATTATCTCCAGGCTAAACGGTTCCAAGCACAGAGTTCGGGAACTACTTATGTGTATGATTTACCGGATATGTTCCGTCAACAAATTGAGAAGTTCTGGGAGAAATACATTGAGGAAAGACCTACCTCAG AAAATATCAAGATTCCGAGCCCGGTATTGGACTGTGTCGAACTTGTTTTGGACGGTGAAAATTTAGTAGAACAAAAGCGATTACCTGGTGAAAACGACGTTGGCATGGTCGCATGGAAACTCAGACTTTACACCCCAGAGTACCCAGCTGGAAGAGATATCATACTTATTGCAAATGATTTGACTTTCCAAATTGGTTCGTTTGGACCAAAAGAAGATCTCGTATTTTGTAGAGCATCTGAAACAGCTAGAGATCTTGGAATTCCAAGAATTTACTTCTCGGCGAATTCTGGTGCCAGAATTGGTCTTGCTGAAGAG GTGAAAGGCTTGTTCAGAATTTCGTGGGAGGATGAAAACGAGCCTGAAAAGGGCTTCAAATACATCTATGTAACTCCTGACGACTATGCTAGATTAGCACCGCATAATTCAATTAAGGCATCATTAATTGAAGACAATGGTGAGCCTCGCTACAAGATAACTGATATTATAGGCAAAGATGATGGACTGGGAGTTGAAAATCTTAAATATGCTGGTATGATTGCTGGTGAAACGTCTCAAGCATATAACGAG GTGGTTACAATATCAGTTGTCTCATGCCGTGCAATTGGTATTGGTTCTTATTTACTGCGACTTGGGCAACGAGTTATACAAATTGAGAACTCGCACATTATATTAACCGGGTATAGAGCACTGAATACAGTGTTGGGTCGTGAGGTTTACGCTAGTAATAATCAATTGGGTGGAATTCAAATAATGCACAATAACGGTGTTTCACACGCAACTGAACCAAGAGATTTAGATGGTATAGCCACTGTACTCAGATGGATTAGCTATGTACCTAAATCTAAAGGAGCCCAGCTTCCTATTCTCTCTGCACCACATCCAGATCCAATTGACCGAGAAATTGGATATGTTCCTACCAAGGCTCCCTATGATCCCAGGTGGATGCTTGAAGGAAGACATTCTCCCATTGACGCTGCGGCTTGGGAAAGTggatttttcgatcgtggttcATGGCAG GAAATTATGCGGCCTTGGGCACAAACTGTGGTAACTGGACGTGCTAGACTTGGAGGTATCCCTTGCGGTGTGATAGCCGTAGAAACACGAACTGTCGAACTGCATTTACCAGCAGATCCCGCAAATTTGGACTCTGAAGCAAAGACAGTTTCACAGGCGGGTCAAGTCTGGTTTCCAGACAGTGCATATAAAACTGCTCAGGCTATTCGTGATTTTGGCAAAGAAGAACTGCCTCTTTTCATCTTTGCTAACTGGCGTGGTTTTTCGGGTGGTATGAAAG ACATGTACGAGCAAGTTGTTAAGTTTGGTGCTTACATTGTTGATGCGTTAAAAGAGTATACCAGACCAGTGATAGTGTACATCCCTCCAAATGGAGAACTAAGAGGTGGTGCATGGGCAGTTGTTGATCCATCTATAAACCCCAGGCATATGGAAATGTTTGCCGACACAACAAGCCGTGGAGGTGTATTAGAACCAGAAGGAATCGTCGAAATCAAATTTAGaaacaaagatataattaaaACCATGCATAGAGTTGACCCTGTCATACGTAACTTCaag gaaaaaatatcgagttCAACCTCCGCTGAAGAACGTGCTAACCTGGAAAGCGAAATCCGGAAAAGAGAACAGATCTTGGATCCCATGTATCACCAAGTCGCTGTTCACTTTGCCGATCTTCATGATACTCCTGAAAGAATGTTGGAGAAGGGTGTCATTAGTGAAATAATTCCATGGAAAACAGCACGCCGCATGTTATATTGGAGACTCAGACGTAAACTCCTGGAGTGTGATGCCATAAACGATGTCTTGTCAACACAGCCTAGCTTGGGTGTTGGAACAGTAGTTTCTATGCTGAGACGCTGGTTCGTAGAAGACAGAGGTGCTACAGAGTCTTATCTGTGGGACCAGGATGAGGCTGTAGCCAAGTGGTTAATAAGCCAGAATGAAACTGAAGGCAGTGTTCTAAGCCGTAATATTAATTGCGTACGGAGGAACGCGGTTCTCACTCGGGTTAAGGAGGCCCTTGAATGTTGTCCAGACGTGAGATTAGATGCAGTTATAGAAATCGCGCACAGACTGCAAGCTGGTGAACGTGCCGAACTTCTGCGAACTCTCTCACAGCTTGAAACGTCTGGAGAAGAACATCACAATGATTCTAGTGCTTCGTCATAG